One region of Chitinophaga varians genomic DNA includes:
- a CDS encoding anthranilate synthase component I family protein produces MRTIQVKTRSKQMLADIFTPVGIYLRLRDKFPGSILLESTDYRASENSYSYICIKPIAGIEVTSTSHFEFKYPNLPVEKKELKDTQKVLDELQKFLGSFSFNGNHPVPLAQTLFGYSTFDSVQFFETIEFDKKKKGGNAQIPLMRYRFYQYVIAINHFKDELYLCENQIEGLDSEFDLVESLIRHKDSPGYPFATTGDETSNMTDAEYMQMVEQGKQHCFRGDVFQVVLSRAFKRSFSGDEFNVYRALRSINPSPYLFFFDYGDYKLMGSSPEAQIVIKDGTAAIHPIAGTFRRTGDDKQDKLLADKLLQDPKENAEHVMLVDLARNDLSRNATNVAVSTYRQVQYYSHVIHLVSEVKGTVDPATNPFKLLASSFPAGTLSGAPKYRAMQIIDQLEPTPRGFYGGCIGWVGFNGNFNHAIMIRSILSKMNTLYYQAGAGVVAKSVASSELEEVNNKLNALKQAILLAQTI; encoded by the coding sequence ATGCGTACCATTCAAGTAAAAACGAGATCCAAACAGATGCTGGCGGACATCTTCACACCAGTAGGCATCTATCTGCGGTTGCGCGACAAGTTCCCCGGCTCTATCCTGCTGGAAAGTACCGACTACCGCGCCAGCGAAAACAGCTATTCCTATATCTGTATCAAGCCTATTGCAGGCATCGAGGTAACTTCCACCAGCCACTTTGAATTTAAATATCCCAATCTGCCGGTGGAAAAGAAGGAACTGAAAGACACCCAGAAAGTACTGGACGAATTACAGAAGTTCCTGGGCAGCTTCTCCTTCAACGGCAATCACCCGGTACCCCTCGCCCAAACGCTGTTTGGATACAGTACATTTGATTCGGTGCAGTTCTTTGAAACCATAGAATTCGATAAAAAGAAAAAAGGTGGTAATGCACAGATACCCCTGATGCGGTACCGGTTTTACCAATATGTGATCGCCATCAACCACTTCAAAGATGAACTTTACCTCTGCGAAAATCAGATAGAAGGGCTCGACAGTGAGTTTGACCTGGTTGAATCACTCATCCGCCACAAGGATTCCCCCGGCTATCCTTTCGCCACCACCGGGGATGAAACCAGTAACATGACGGACGCGGAATATATGCAGATGGTGGAACAGGGCAAACAACACTGTTTTCGCGGAGATGTCTTCCAGGTTGTTCTCTCCCGCGCCTTTAAACGCTCTTTCTCCGGTGATGAATTTAATGTGTACCGCGCGCTCCGCTCCATCAATCCTTCCCCCTATCTCTTCTTCTTCGATTACGGCGATTATAAATTAATGGGTTCTTCTCCTGAAGCACAGATTGTGATCAAGGACGGTACCGCTGCTATCCACCCGATCGCAGGCACTTTCCGCCGTACTGGTGATGACAAGCAGGATAAATTGCTCGCTGATAAACTGCTGCAGGACCCGAAAGAAAATGCGGAACATGTGATGCTGGTGGACCTGGCACGCAATGACCTCAGCAGAAATGCTACCAACGTAGCAGTGTCTACTTACCGTCAGGTACAGTACTACTCTCACGTGATACACCTGGTAAGCGAAGTGAAAGGGACAGTAGACCCCGCCACCAATCCTTTTAAATTGCTGGCTTCTTCCTTCCCGGCAGGCACCCTTTCGGGAGCGCCCAAGTATCGCGCCATGCAGATCATTGACCAGCTGGAACCGACGCCCCGTGGCTTCTACGGCGGCTGTATCGGTTGGGTGGGCTTTAACGGCAACTTCAACCACGCTATTATGATCCGCTCCATCCTCAGTAAAATGAATACCCTTTACTATCAGGCAGGAGCCGGTGTAGTAGCCAAATCGGTGGCTTCTTCCGAACTGGAAGAGGTAAACAATAAACTCAATGCATTAAAACAAGCCATCCTGCTGGCACAAACCATCTGA
- a CDS encoding anthranilate synthase component II encodes MNILVFDNYDSFTYNLVHLVEKLVNGKVTVVRNDEIPLEKVNAYDKIILSPGPGIPEEAGLLLPLIKEYAPSKSIFGVCLGLQAIGQAFGGSLINLSEVYHGVATNVKIVSDQGRLFKGMPRDIQAGRYHSWVIDKATLPADLTLTAEDEEGFIMALQHNKYDVSGVQFHPESVLTPQGEQILKNWLEL; translated from the coding sequence ATGAACATCCTCGTTTTCGATAATTACGATTCTTTTACCTATAACCTCGTTCACCTCGTGGAGAAGCTGGTAAACGGCAAAGTGACCGTTGTCCGCAACGATGAAATTCCACTGGAGAAAGTGAACGCTTATGATAAAATCATCCTGTCGCCCGGTCCCGGTATTCCGGAAGAAGCCGGCCTGCTGCTGCCGCTGATCAAGGAATATGCGCCGTCTAAATCCATCTTCGGCGTATGCCTCGGCTTACAGGCCATCGGACAGGCTTTCGGCGGTTCGCTCATCAACCTCAGCGAGGTTTACCACGGCGTGGCCACCAATGTGAAAATAGTGTCCGACCAGGGCCGCCTCTTTAAAGGCATGCCCCGCGATATACAGGCCGGCCGCTATCACTCCTGGGTGATCGACAAAGCCACCCTTCCTGCTGATTTAACCCTGACAGCAGAAGATGAGGAAGGCTTTATCATGGCCCTGCAGCATAACAAGTACGATGTAAGCGGTGTACAGTTCCATCCGGAAAGTGTACTCACGCCACAGGGAGAACAGATACTGAAAAACTGGCTGGAACTATAA
- the trpD gene encoding anthranilate phosphoribosyltransferase, with protein MKKILNYLFEHKTFTREGAKDILINISKGMYNESELAAFMTVFLMRSITIDELLGFRDALLELCIPVKLNGYDVLDIVGTGGDAKNTFNISTLSCFIVAGAGGKVAKHGNYGVSSISGASNLMELVGYKFKADDAKLRTELEEAGLCFLHAPLFHPALKNVAGIRRELGIRTFFNMLGPLVNPAFAQHQLIGVYSLEMARVYNYLFQQTDKKFVIVHSLDGYDEISLTADTKVITNKGEQDWTPEQLGKRKVHPEDIYGGNTVEEAAKIFMKILKGEGTWAQNSVVLANAAMGLYSLGKHSSYEEAFAAAVESLESGNAHKAFKKLIELQ; from the coding sequence ATGAAAAAGATACTTAACTACCTGTTCGAACATAAAACTTTTACCCGCGAAGGGGCTAAAGATATACTCATCAACATCTCCAAAGGCATGTACAACGAGAGCGAGCTCGCTGCTTTCATGACCGTGTTCCTCATGCGCAGCATCACCATCGATGAGCTGCTGGGCTTCCGTGATGCCCTGTTGGAGTTGTGTATCCCTGTGAAACTGAACGGCTACGATGTCCTCGATATCGTAGGTACCGGCGGGGATGCAAAAAATACCTTTAATATTTCTACCTTGTCGTGCTTTATCGTGGCCGGCGCAGGTGGTAAAGTGGCCAAACACGGCAACTATGGCGTGTCTTCCATCAGCGGCGCCTCCAATCTCATGGAGCTGGTAGGCTACAAGTTTAAAGCCGACGACGCCAAACTCCGCACAGAACTGGAAGAGGCAGGCCTCTGTTTCCTGCACGCGCCCCTGTTCCATCCGGCCCTGAAAAATGTGGCCGGTATCCGCCGCGAACTGGGCATCCGCACGTTCTTTAACATGCTGGGACCATTGGTGAACCCGGCCTTTGCCCAACACCAGCTGATTGGCGTGTACAGCCTCGAAATGGCCCGCGTGTACAACTACCTGTTCCAGCAGACAGACAAAAAGTTTGTCATCGTGCACAGCCTCGATGGTTATGATGAGATATCGCTGACCGCAGATACCAAAGTCATCACCAACAAAGGAGAACAGGACTGGACGCCGGAACAGCTCGGCAAACGTAAGGTGCATCCGGAAGATATCTATGGTGGCAACACCGTGGAAGAAGCGGCTAAGATCTTTATGAAAATACTCAAAGGTGAAGGCACCTGGGCACAGAACTCTGTCGTGCTGGCCAACGCCGCTATGGGCCTCTACAGCCTCGGTAAACACAGCTCTTATGAAGAAGCGTTTGCCGCTGCCGTGGAATCCCTCGAATCCGGTAATGCCCACAAAGCATTCAAAAAACTGATTGAACTACAATAA
- the trpC gene encoding indole-3-glycerol phosphate synthase TrpC — MKNILAEIVAHKQVEVAARKQQRSAAELQQTSVFDREPLSLRSFLQNPEKTGIIAEFKRRSPSKGLINGEVTVQQVTTAYTRYGASGLSVLTDEKYFGGSSDDLQQARSFNQIPILRKDFVIDEYQILEAKAIGADVILLIAECLDAAQVAHLSQFAHNLGLEVLLEVHSEAQLEKVTEHTHLVGVNNRDLITFQVDFNRSCELAPKIPADKIKVAESGINDPAAIVTLKAAGFQGFLIGEHFMKQEDPARAFENFVQTLNDLQAK; from the coding sequence ATGAAAAATATATTAGCAGAAATAGTCGCCCATAAACAGGTGGAAGTAGCGGCCCGCAAACAACAACGCAGCGCAGCTGAACTGCAACAGACCTCTGTGTTTGACAGGGAGCCGTTATCGCTCCGCAGTTTCCTGCAAAACCCGGAAAAAACCGGTATCATCGCGGAATTCAAACGGCGCTCCCCCTCCAAAGGACTGATCAACGGCGAAGTAACAGTGCAGCAGGTCACTACGGCCTATACCCGTTACGGCGCCTCCGGCCTCTCTGTGCTGACAGACGAGAAATATTTCGGCGGTTCCTCCGATGACCTGCAACAGGCACGCAGCTTCAACCAGATACCAATCCTGCGCAAGGACTTTGTGATCGATGAATACCAGATCCTCGAAGCAAAAGCTATCGGCGCTGATGTGATACTGCTCATCGCGGAATGCCTCGACGCCGCACAGGTAGCGCACCTCTCACAGTTTGCGCACAACCTCGGCCTCGAAGTGCTGCTGGAAGTACACAGCGAAGCACAGCTGGAAAAGGTAACGGAACATACCCATCTCGTAGGCGTGAACAACCGCGACCTGATCACTTTCCAGGTGGACTTCAACCGCTCCTGTGAACTGGCGCCGAAAATTCCGGCAGACAAAATCAAGGTGGCGGAAAGCGGCATCAACGACCCTGCTGCGATCGTCACGCTCAAAGCCGCCGGCTTCCAGGGTTTCCTGATTGGCGAACACTTCATGAAACAGGAAGACCCTGCCCGTGCCTTCGAGAATTTTGTACAGACATTAAACGATCTGCAGGCTAAATAA
- a CDS encoding phosphoribosylanthranilate isomerase produces the protein MRIKVCGITRAADLQGLTDNQADFAGFIFYEKSPRFAANKIDARTVRETAGIRKVGVFVNATAEQVLRTVADYALDMVQLHGDETPAFCAAIRETVPVIKAFRIGDNVDWQTLLTPYIPVTDYFLFDTASVKGYGGTGERFNWELLQQYPFEHPFLLSGGITPEDAEIISELKLPALFAVDINSKFEEAPGVKNMEKVKLFLAEIRK, from the coding sequence ATGCGTATTAAAGTTTGCGGAATCACCAGAGCGGCCGACTTACAGGGACTGACAGATAACCAGGCAGACTTCGCGGGATTTATCTTTTATGAAAAGTCCCCCCGTTTTGCCGCCAATAAAATAGATGCCCGTACCGTGCGGGAAACCGCCGGTATCCGCAAGGTAGGCGTGTTTGTAAATGCCACCGCGGAACAGGTGCTACGCACCGTGGCCGACTATGCACTGGACATGGTGCAGCTGCATGGCGATGAAACGCCGGCATTCTGCGCTGCCATCCGGGAAACAGTGCCGGTGATCAAAGCTTTTCGTATAGGTGATAACGTTGACTGGCAAACGCTGCTGACGCCTTATATACCCGTAACGGATTATTTCCTCTTTGACACGGCATCTGTAAAGGGTTACGGCGGCACCGGGGAACGGTTCAACTGGGAGCTTTTACAGCAATATCCTTTTGAACATCCGTTCCTGCTGAGTGGCGGCATTACGCCGGAAGACGCGGAGATCATCAGTGAACTGAAACTGCCTGCGCTTTTTGCCGTAGATATCAACAGTAAATTCGAAGAAGCGCCCGGCGTCAAGAATATGGAAAAAGTGAAGTTGTTCCTTGCGGAAATAAGAAAATGA
- the trpB gene encoding tryptophan synthase subunit beta codes for MDIAIDTSKSRYQVDKNGYYGRFGGAYVPEMLFPNVDELQRKYMEVLSDPTFQQEFEALLRDYVGRPSPLYFAKRLSEKYKAKIFLKREDLNHTGAHKVNNTIGQILLAKRLGKKRIIAETGAGQHGVATATVCALMGMECVVYMGSIDIERQAPNVSRMKMLGATVVAATSGSQTLKDATNEAIRDWINNPVDTHYILGTAAGPHPYPDMVARLQSVISEEIRKQLLEKTGSELPDYVVACIGGGSNAAGAFFHYLDEEEVKLVAVEAGGKGVHSGHSAATTQLGKIGIIHAAKTLLMQTEDGQITEPYSISAGLDYPGIGPMHAHLYETGRAMFLDATDDEALAAAYELCKLEGIIPAMESAHALAKLKDLPFNPDDVVVVCLSGRGDKDLNTYIRHMNK; via the coding sequence ATGGACATTGCAATTGATACCAGCAAATCCAGGTACCAGGTGGACAAGAATGGCTATTACGGCAGATTTGGCGGCGCCTATGTTCCTGAAATGCTGTTCCCCAACGTGGATGAACTGCAACGAAAGTATATGGAAGTGCTCAGCGACCCTACCTTCCAGCAGGAGTTTGAAGCCCTGCTGCGGGACTATGTAGGACGCCCTTCCCCGCTGTACTTCGCAAAACGCCTGTCAGAAAAATATAAGGCGAAGATTTTCCTGAAAAGGGAAGATCTGAACCATACCGGTGCCCATAAGGTGAACAATACCATCGGGCAGATACTGCTGGCGAAACGACTGGGCAAGAAACGTATCATCGCTGAAACCGGCGCCGGTCAGCATGGTGTGGCCACTGCCACCGTATGCGCGCTGATGGGAATGGAATGTGTGGTATATATGGGCAGCATCGATATCGAAAGACAGGCGCCCAACGTGTCCCGCATGAAGATGCTCGGCGCTACCGTAGTGGCAGCCACCAGCGGCAGTCAAACCTTAAAAGACGCTACCAATGAAGCGATCCGTGACTGGATCAACAACCCGGTAGATACCCACTATATTCTCGGCACCGCTGCCGGGCCGCATCCCTATCCCGACATGGTGGCCCGCCTCCAGTCAGTGATCAGCGAGGAAATCCGGAAACAGCTGCTCGAAAAAACCGGCAGTGAACTTCCTGACTACGTAGTGGCCTGCATCGGTGGTGGCAGTAACGCCGCCGGCGCATTCTTCCACTATCTCGATGAAGAAGAGGTGAAGCTCGTAGCCGTGGAAGCCGGTGGTAAAGGCGTACATAGCGGCCACTCTGCCGCTACTACGCAGCTGGGTAAAATAGGTATCATCCACGCTGCCAAAACATTGCTCATGCAGACAGAAGATGGCCAGATCACCGAGCCGTACTCTATCTCCGCAGGACTGGACTATCCCGGTATCGGGCCCATGCACGCGCATCTGTACGAAACAGGCCGCGCCATGTTCCTCGACGCTACCGATGATGAAGCCCTGGCTGCCGCTTATGAGCTGTGCAAACTGGAAGGTATTATCCCCGCGATGGAGTCAGCCCATGCGCTGGCCAAACTGAAAGACCTGCCCTTCAATCCTGATGATGTAGTGGTGGTGTGCCTTTCCGGCCGCGGCGATAAAGACCTGAATACCTATATCCGTCACATGAATAAATAA
- the trpA gene encoding tryptophan synthase subunit alpha, translated as MQNRIDQLFAAKQTGVLNIYCTAGYPELNDTLPVMTALQQYGADLIELGIPFSDPLADGPVIQDSGTQALKNGMSLHKLFEQLEGFRERIHVPVILMGYFNPVLVYGVEAFVKKCAEVGVDGVILPDLPKAEYEAEYKPVFEKYNVCLVFLVTPETSDERIRQLDSLSRGFLYAVSSSSTTGKDKDMSHQQAYFERLQQLKLKNPVLIGFGIKDKATFDTACRYTNGAIIGTAFIKALGEGKDIDSTVRTFIGAIKN; from the coding sequence ATGCAAAATCGTATTGACCAATTGTTTGCTGCCAAACAAACTGGTGTGCTGAATATATATTGCACCGCCGGCTATCCGGAACTGAATGACACCCTGCCGGTAATGACGGCCCTGCAACAATACGGGGCAGACCTCATTGAACTGGGCATACCCTTCTCAGATCCGCTGGCCGACGGCCCCGTGATCCAGGACAGCGGTACTCAGGCGTTGAAAAACGGTATGAGCCTGCATAAACTGTTTGAACAGCTGGAAGGCTTTCGTGAACGTATACACGTCCCTGTTATTCTTATGGGGTATTTTAATCCTGTGCTGGTGTATGGGGTGGAAGCGTTTGTGAAAAAATGCGCGGAAGTAGGCGTGGATGGCGTGATTCTGCCTGATCTGCCCAAAGCGGAATACGAAGCGGAATACAAACCTGTCTTCGAAAAATACAATGTATGCCTGGTCTTCCTGGTCACACCCGAAACCAGCGATGAACGTATCCGTCAGCTGGACAGCCTGAGCAGAGGGTTTCTGTATGCGGTGTCTTCTTCTTCCACCACCGGTAAAGACAAAGACATGTCGCACCAGCAGGCCTATTTCGAACGCCTGCAGCAGCTGAAGCTGAAGAACCCGGTGCTTATCGGATTTGGGATTAAAGACAAAGCAACTTTCGACACCGCCTGCCGTTACACCAATGGCGCTATTATCGGCACTGCCTTTATTAAAGCGTTGGGAGAAGGCAAGGATATTGACAGCACAGTTCGTACTTTTATCGGCGCTATCAAAAACTAA
- the hisH gene encoding imidazole glycerol phosphate synthase subunit HisH, translating into MKTAIIKYNAGNIRSVQFALDRLGVNGIVTDNPEEILSADRVIFPGVGEASTAMRYLKERNLDKLITSLQQPVLGICLGMQLLCRHSEENDTPCLGVFDVEVKRFTSPVENLLKIPQIGWNNITGLHSVMFEHVPENSYMYFVHSYYAALGADTVAITNYVINYSAALQKDNFYAVQFHPEKSAEHGSRIIENFLNL; encoded by the coding sequence ATGAAAACAGCCATCATAAAATACAATGCCGGCAATATCCGCTCCGTGCAGTTTGCGCTGGACCGTTTAGGTGTGAATGGCATTGTAACAGATAATCCGGAAGAGATCCTGTCGGCCGACAGGGTGATCTTCCCAGGCGTAGGTGAAGCCAGTACTGCTATGCGGTACCTGAAAGAGCGTAACCTCGATAAGCTGATCACCAGCCTGCAACAGCCGGTGCTGGGCATTTGCCTGGGCATGCAGCTGCTGTGCCGCCATTCGGAAGAAAATGATACGCCATGCCTCGGTGTGTTTGACGTGGAGGTAAAACGTTTCACCTCTCCGGTGGAGAACCTGCTGAAGATACCACAGATAGGCTGGAACAATATTACCGGTCTGCATAGCGTGATGTTTGAACATGTGCCTGAAAACAGCTACATGTATTTTGTGCACAGTTATTATGCAGCACTGGGCGCAGACACCGTAGCGATCACTAACTATGTGATCAACTACAGCGCTGCGTTACAGAAAGATAATTTTTATGCGGTGCAGTTCCACCCCGAAAAATCGGCGGAACACGGCTCCCGTATCATCGAAAACTTTTTGAACTTATAA
- the hisA gene encoding 1-(5-phosphoribosyl)-5-[(5-phosphoribosylamino)methylideneamino]imidazole-4-carboxamide isomerase — protein MQIRRIGVDDALLQVRRDVLYPHATLSAVTVEHDADGLHFGVFEGGQLVTVVSLFPGKGEAQFRKLATLPAAQGKGYGKAILEHLADICRKENIQLLWCNARDTAVSFYDRLGYTTRGNYFVKDGINFIRMELSLEKPVAKRFEVIPAIDIIDGKCVRLTQGDYSQQKIYNEHPLEVAKEFEALGVRRLHLVDLDGAKKGAVVNWKVLENIAGKTSLVTDFGGGIKTDKDLEIVYECGAALATIGSVAVKSPELFFSWVERFGADKIFLGADVKDEKIAVGGWLETTGLSVFDFLASNIARGVQNIFCTDIAKDGLLAGPSIDLYKKILGEFPAISFVASGGVSNIGDVAALQEIGCHGVIIGKAIYEGKISTAELKSFL, from the coding sequence ATGCAAATCAGAAGGATCGGCGTGGACGACGCGTTGTTGCAGGTGCGCAGGGACGTATTGTACCCGCACGCAACACTGAGCGCGGTGACAGTGGAACATGATGCTGACGGCCTGCACTTTGGTGTATTTGAAGGCGGGCAACTGGTGACGGTAGTGTCGTTGTTTCCCGGGAAAGGAGAGGCGCAGTTCCGTAAACTGGCCACGCTGCCCGCAGCACAGGGCAAAGGTTATGGGAAAGCCATACTGGAGCACCTGGCAGACATCTGCCGGAAAGAAAACATCCAACTCCTCTGGTGCAACGCCCGTGACACGGCAGTATCTTTTTACGACCGCCTCGGGTATACCACCCGGGGCAATTATTTTGTAAAAGACGGTATTAATTTCATCCGCATGGAACTATCATTGGAAAAGCCTGTAGCCAAACGTTTTGAGGTCATTCCCGCTATCGATATCATCGATGGTAAATGTGTGCGCCTCACGCAGGGCGATTACAGCCAGCAGAAAATATATAACGAGCATCCACTGGAAGTGGCGAAGGAATTTGAAGCGCTGGGCGTGCGCCGCCTGCACCTGGTAGACCTCGACGGCGCCAAAAAAGGAGCGGTGGTCAACTGGAAAGTACTGGAAAATATTGCCGGTAAAACATCGCTGGTAACAGATTTTGGCGGCGGCATCAAAACTGACAAGGACCTGGAGATCGTATATGAATGTGGGGCGGCGCTGGCCACTATTGGCAGCGTGGCGGTGAAATCGCCCGAGCTGTTTTTTAGCTGGGTGGAAAGGTTCGGGGCAGATAAGATCTTCCTGGGCGCCGATGTGAAAGACGAGAAGATCGCCGTAGGCGGATGGCTGGAAACGACCGGCCTGTCGGTATTTGATTTCCTGGCTTCCAACATAGCACGGGGCGTGCAAAATATCTTCTGTACAGATATCGCTAAAGACGGCCTGCTGGCCGGTCCTTCCATCGACCTGTACAAAAAAATCCTTGGCGAATTCCCGGCTATCAGCTTCGTGGCCAGCGGCGGCGTGAGCAATATCGGTGATGTGGCCGCCCTGCAGGAAATAGGCTGCCATGGCGTGATCATCGGCAAAGCTATCTACGAAGGAAAAATTTCCACAGCGGAATTAAAATCATTCCTCTAA
- the hisF gene encoding imidazole glycerol phosphate synthase subunit HisF: MLTKRIIPCLDIKDGRTVKGINFENIRDAGDPIELGALYASQGADELVFLDITATNERRKTLAELVTRIARHVNIPFTVGGGIAEVEDVNVLLQSGADKISVNTAAFKNPGLVDLLAREFGSQCIVLAIDTRFEDGDWYVYLNGGRVKTDRKAFDWAKEAVNRGAGEILLTSMNNDGTKQGFALDITAQLSQNLNVPVIASGGAGTMEHFVDVFENAQADAALAASIFHYKEIEIPELKTFLYGKGVNVRF, from the coding sequence ATGCTGACCAAACGTATCATACCCTGTCTGGATATCAAAGACGGCCGTACCGTAAAAGGTATCAATTTTGAAAATATCCGGGATGCCGGTGATCCTATTGAACTGGGCGCGCTGTACGCATCTCAGGGAGCGGATGAACTGGTGTTCCTCGATATAACGGCAACGAATGAACGAAGAAAAACACTGGCAGAACTGGTTACCCGCATCGCACGGCATGTCAACATTCCGTTTACCGTAGGCGGCGGTATTGCCGAAGTGGAAGACGTAAATGTGCTGCTGCAATCCGGCGCCGACAAGATCTCCGTGAACACCGCCGCCTTCAAAAATCCGGGGCTGGTGGACTTGCTGGCACGGGAGTTTGGCAGCCAGTGTATCGTGCTGGCCATTGACACGCGCTTTGAAGATGGCGATTGGTACGTGTACCTGAACGGAGGCCGTGTGAAAACAGACCGTAAAGCGTTCGACTGGGCCAAAGAAGCGGTCAATCGCGGCGCAGGCGAGATCCTGCTTACTTCCATGAACAATGACGGTACCAAACAAGGCTTTGCGCTGGATATCACCGCCCAGCTGTCGCAAAACCTGAACGTGCCGGTGATTGCTTCCGGCGGCGCAGGCACCATGGAACACTTCGTGGACGTATTTGAAAACGCACAGGCAGATGCAGCGCTGGCCGCCAGCATCTTCCACTATAAAGAAATTGAAATTCCGGAACTGAAAACCTTCCTGTATGGGAAAGGAGTGAATGTTCGCTTTTAA
- the hisIE gene encoding bifunctional phosphoribosyl-AMP cyclohydrolase/phosphoribosyl-ATP diphosphatase HisIE, producing the protein MQIDFEKSADGLVPAIIQDAATGKVLMLGYMNREALDKTLAENKVTFYSRSKKRLWTKGEESGNFLLLQDLKVDCDSDTILVKANPVGPVCHTGADTCWNEVNTSNDFLARLESIITDRKNNPSDKSYTSQLFAKGINKVAQKVGEEAVEVVIEAKDDNDELFLNESADLLFHYLVLLQAKGFTLGDVIKVLKERHK; encoded by the coding sequence ATGCAAATAGATTTTGAAAAATCGGCCGATGGCCTGGTACCGGCCATCATCCAGGATGCCGCCACCGGCAAAGTGCTTATGCTCGGATATATGAACCGGGAAGCGCTGGACAAAACCCTGGCTGAAAACAAAGTCACCTTCTACAGCCGTTCCAAAAAACGCCTGTGGACAAAAGGAGAGGAGAGTGGCAACTTCCTCCTGCTGCAAGACCTGAAGGTAGATTGTGACTCTGATACCATCCTCGTGAAAGCCAATCCCGTTGGCCCCGTATGCCATACCGGCGCAGACACCTGCTGGAATGAAGTGAACACCAGCAACGATTTCCTGGCCCGCCTGGAAAGCATCATTACAGACCGGAAAAATAATCCTTCCGATAAGTCGTACACTTCCCAGCTGTTTGCCAAAGGCATCAACAAGGTAGCGCAGAAAGTAGGCGAGGAGGCCGTGGAAGTGGTGATAGAAGCCAAAGACGATAACGATGAACTGTTCCTCAATGAATCGGCGGACCTGCTGTTTCATTACCTCGTTTTACTGCAGGCCAAAGGTTTTACGCTGGGAGACGTTATAAAGGTGTTAAAAGAAAGACATAAATAG